From a single Plutella xylostella chromosome 5, ilPluXylo3.1, whole genome shotgun sequence genomic region:
- the LOC105389152 gene encoding potential E3 ubiquitin-protein ligase ariadne-2, with the protein MSAESDMEYSDNDGDEYDYYGENDDCDMDTIDKSKSDPEYFEYSCLKVEEVEKLLNESIELLSNSLQITPSLAKVMLHAYEWNAQEIIKKYKENANEVLIYSHVKPRTQVVQASSSRTVCAVCATNPAPSQFSGLACGHYFCNDCWGMHFEVQISQGVSNTIQCMAQECEVRAPEDFVLSHVPNARLRERYQQFMFKDHVKSHPELRFCPSPNCQWIFRACTGEGAWRVDCAGCEHLTCFSCGAPHHAPTDCATIRRWLTKCADDSETANYISAHTKDCPKCQICIEKNGGCNHMQCGSCRHDFCWVCLGDWKTHGSEYYECSRYKEDPNLSSDSQHAQAREALKKYLHYYERWENHARSLKLEEQTLACLKGRINEKVMAGEGTWIDWQYLWDSARLLKRCRYTLQYTYPFAYYMDVGPRKELFEYQQAQLEAEIENLSWKVERAETTDRGDLENQMDIAEKRRTTLLKDFLEFNTTSASSSKV; encoded by the exons ATGTCTGCGGAATCTGATATGGAATATTCGGATAACGATGGAGATGAGTATGATTACTACGGGGAAAATGATGACTGCGACATGGATACTATTGACAAGAGCAAATCCGATCCAGAATACTTTGAATACTCGTGCCTTAAAGTTGAGGAAGTCGAGAAGTTATTGAATGAATCAATCGAATTACTCAGTAACAGCCTTCAAATTACACCTTCACTTGCCAAG GTGATGCTACACGCTTATGAATGGAATGCTCAAGAGATTATCAAGAAGTACAAAGAGAATGCAAATGAGGTCCTCATATACAGTCACGTGAAGCCTCGGACGCAGGTGGTGCAGGCCAGCTCCAGTCGTACAGTGTGTGCGGTGTGTGCCACCAACCCAGCCCCCAGCCAGTTTAGTGGGCTGGCATGCGGGCACTACTTCTGCAATGACTGCTGGGGCATGCATTTTGAAGTGCAAATCAGTCAAG GTGTTTCCAATACAATTCAGTGCATGGCTCAAGAGTGTGAGGTGCGGGCTCCGGAAGACTTTGTCCTGTCCCACGTGCCTAATGCAAGACTGCGGGAGCGCTACCAACAGTTCATGTTCAAAGACCATGTGAAGTCGCACCCTGAACTCAGATTTTGCCCTAGTCCAAATTGTCAG TGGATATTCCGCGCGTGCACGGGCGAGGGCGCGTGGCGCGTGGACTGCGCGGGCTGCGAGCACCTCACGTGCTTCTCCTGCGGCGCGCCGCACCACGCGCCCACGGACTGCGCCACGATCCGCCGCTGGCTCACCAAGTGTGCCGACGACTCGGAGACTGCCAACTATATTAGCGCTCATACTAAG GACTGCCCGAAATGTCAGATCTGCATAGAGAAGAATGGCGGCTGCAACCACATGCAGTGCGGCTCGTGTCGCCACGACTTCTGCTGGGTGTGTCTCGGCGACTGGAAGACGCACGGCTCCGAGTATTATGAGTGCAGCCGTTATAAAGAGGACCCCAACTTGTCCAGCGACAGCCAACATGCTCAG GCTAGAGAAGCGTTGAAGAAATATCTCCACTACTACGAGAGATGGGAGAACCACGCGCGCTCGCTGAAACTGGAGGAGCAAACATTGGCTTGTCTGAAAGGACGTATCAATGAGAag GTGATGGCGGGCGAGGGCACGTGGATCGACTGGCAGTACCTGTGGGACTCGGCGCGGCTGCTGAAGCGCTGCCGCTACACGCTGCAGTACACCTATCCCTTCGCCTACTACATGGACGTGGGGCCACGGAAGGAGCTGTTTGAATACCAACAG GCGCAACTAGAGGCTGAGATCGAGAATTTGTCGTGGAAGGTAGAGCGGGCGGAGACCACGGACCGCGGCGACCTAGAGAATCAAATGGATATAGCGGAGAAAAGACGTACAACTCTACTTAAAGACTTTTTAGAATTTAACACCACTAGTGCTTCGAGTAGTAAAGTTTAA
- the LOC105389154 gene encoding ATP-dependent 6-phosphofructokinase translates to MDVNVTQRFIERGSHKGKGLAVFTSGGDSQGMNAAVRSVVRMGIYLGCKVYFIREGYQGMVDGGDNIEEANWSSVSSIIHKGGTIIGSARCMDFIKREGRLKAAYNLVTRGITNLVVIGGDGSLTGANLFRQEWSSLLDELLANNKITKDQREKNKFLHIAGMVGSIDNDFCGTDMTIGTDSALHRIIEAIDAIVSTAYSHQRTFIMEVMGRHCGYLALVTALASEADFVFIPESPPNLDWREKLCSKLEQERKSGQRLNIIIVAEGAIDREGKPITAELVKNVVVENLQQDTRITVLGHVQRGGSPSAFDRILGCRMGAEAVMALMEATPDTEPCVVSLDGNQAVRLPLMECVRRTKAVAQAMADKNWDLAVQLRGRSFARNLETYKMLTRLKPPKEAFDDAGKPVEGYTLAVMHVGAPACGMNAAVRSFVRNCIYRGDTVLGIHDGMEGFISGNIVQMDWSDVTGWVAQGGAFLGTKRTLPGDKKAEIAARIKQFNIQGLLIIGGFEAYQAGLELYESRSQFPEFCIPLVVIPSTISNNVPGTDFSLGADTALNEITEICDRIRQSAQGTKRRVFVIETMGGYCGYLATLAGVAGGADAAYIYEEKFSIKDLQQDVYHMASKMTGGIQRGLILRNEKASDNYNTDFIYRLYSEEGKGLFTARMNVLGHMQQGGSPTPFDRNMGTKMAAKCLHWLVEAIQKGPSNAPDSACLLGVVKRQYKFTPLEDLKAQTNFAQRIPKQQWWMKLRPLLRILAKHDSTYEEEGMYMTVEQGEIDSEHVI, encoded by the exons ATGGATGTGAACGTGACCCAGAGGTTTATAGAGCGAGGCTCCCATAAGGGGAAGGGCCTCGCTGTATTTACGAGCGGTGGCGACTCCCAGGGGATGAACGCTGCTGTGAGATCAGTGGTTCGGATGGGTATCTACCTTGGCTGCAAAGTGTACTTTATCCGTGAAGGATACCAGGGTATGGTGGATGGAGGTGATAATATCGAGGAGGCCAACTGGTCTTCTGTGAGCTCCATCATTCACAAAGGTGGCACCATCATTGGGTCAGCACGTTGTATGGATTTCAT TAAGAGGGAGGGCCGTCTCAAGGCCGCCTACAACCTGGTGACCCGAGGCATCACCAACCTGGTGGTGATCGGAGGAGATGGCTCCCTCACCGGAGCCAACCTCTTCCGTCAAGAGTGGTCCAGTCTGCTTGATGAGCTGCTGGCCAACAACAAGATCACTAAAGACCAGAGGGAGAAAAACAAGTTCTTGCACATTGCTGGAATG gtaggatCCATAGACAATGACTTCTGCGGCACGGACATGACGATCGGCACGGACTCGGCGCTGCACCGCATCATCGAGGCCATCGACGCCATCGTCAGCACCGCCTACTCGCACCAGCGCACCTTCATCATGGAGGTCATGGGCAGACACTGCGG ATATCTAGCTCTGGTGACGGCCTTGGCATCAGAAGCGGATTTTGTTTTTATCCCCGAGTCTCCACCCAACCTCGATTGGCGAGAAAAACTGTGTTCTAAGTTAGAGCAG GAGAGGAAATCCGGTCAGAGGCTAAACATCATCATAGTCGCAGAAGGCGCGATAGACCGTGAAGGCAAGCCCATTACTGCGGAGCTGGTCAAGAATGTGGTGGTGGAGAACCTTCAACAGGACACGAGGATCACAGTCCTCGGACATGTGCAGAGAGGAGGGTCTCCCTCGGCTTTCGACCGGATCTTG GGTTGCCGCATGGGCGCGGAGGCGGTGATGGCGCTGATGGAGGCCACGCCCGACACGGAGCCCTGCGTGGTGTCGCTGGACGGCAACCAGGCCGTGCGCCTGCCGCTCATGGAGTGCGTCCGACGGACCAAGGCTGTGGCGCAG GCAATGGCGGACAAGAACTGGGACCTGGCGGTGCagctgcgcgggcgcagctTCGCGCGCAACCTCGAGACCTACAAGATGCTGACGCGCCTCAAGCCGCCCAAGGAGGCCTTCGACGACGCCGGCAAGCCTGTT GAAGGCTACACGCTAGCAGTAATGCACGTGGGCGCACCAGCGTGCGGTATGAACGCGGCTGTGCGCTCGTTCGTGCGCAACTGCATCTACCGCGGAGACACCGTGCTCGGCATCCACGACGGAATGGAAGGGTTTATCAGCGGGAACATCGTGCAGATGGACTG GTCAGACGTAACCGGCTGGGTGGCGCAAGGAGGCGCGTTCCTCGGCACCAAGCGCACCCTGCCCGGGGACAAGAAGGCCGAGATCGCGGCCCGCATCAAGCAGTTCAACATCCAGGGCCTGCTCATCATTGGAGGATTCGAG GCATACCAAGCTGGTCTAGAGCTATACGAATCCCGCTCGCAGTTCCCGGAATTCTGCATCCCTCTCGTGGTGATTCCCTCCACGATCAGCAACAATGTCCCCGGGACGGACTTCTCGCTCGGAGCTGATACAGCCCTCAATGAGATCACGGAGATATGCGACCGCATCCGACAGTCTGCGCAG GGCACCAAACGAAGAGTGTTCGTGATTGAAACCATGGGTGGATACTGCGGGTACCTGGCGACGCTGGCTG GCGTAGCCGGCGGCGCAGACGCGGCCTACATCTACGAAGAAAAGTTCTCCATCAAGGACCTCCAACAGGACGTGTACCACATGGCGTCCAAGATGACGGGCGGCATCCAGCGTGGACTCATCCTGCGCAATGAGAAGGCCAGCGATAATTACAACACGGACTTTATATACCGGCTGTACTCTGAGGAGGGCAAGGGCCTGTTCACCGCGAGGATGAATGTGCTGG GCCACATGCAGCAAGGAGGTTCGCCGACGCCCTTCGACCGCAACATGGGCACCAAGATGGCGGCCAAGTGCCTGCATTGGCTTGTGGAGGCCATCCAGAAGGGGCCCAGCAACGCGCCCGACTCCGCCTGCTTGCTCGGAGTTGTGAAGAGGCAGTACAAGTTCACGCCGCTTGAGGATCTCAAAGCACAGACTAACTTTGC GCAAAGAATACCTAAGCAGCAATGGTGGATGAAGCTCCGCCCGCTGCTGCGTATCCTCGCGAAGCACGACTCTACGTACGAGGAGGAAGGAATGTACATGACCGTGGAACAAGGAGAGATCGACTCCGAACACGTCATCTAG